A portion of the Salmo trutta chromosome 1, fSalTru1.1, whole genome shotgun sequence genome contains these proteins:
- the ncoa7b gene encoding nuclear receptor coactivator 7 isoform X2 codes for MEKRERKPGYFARLKRRRQLKQSQSGKSVAEQNRLDSSAKMPVISCPDPAFSEPLERIKPNLPGGSDGSSNRSSQAKRQKRPPGTVEYTVGLQESLSSIALKFNITPNKLVQLNRLFCRSIYPGQKLFVPDVGQSGADSQSVGSSDPAFPSGLSEKVLQDGESSGGSVRPLRRVLSPLSEDESPATAKFIKMSCKYFTDGMGVVGGVMIVTPNNIMFDPHKSDPLVIEHGCEEYGLLCPMEEVVSVALYNDISRMKLKDVLPLPGEWEELPSERDLNPFSRYEALDPKRPIVLDDINSALSETVIARAECDPADKSPSDEGFTELELPLNGNAEEPKSESRPPATATSPDQQGEPPGSNTPKRAKSQDQSPSDSVPLTSQRGEVLGLVQNRSIEDMTESLPVSSKTEKDGELLKETPASLATGQGQDDNSTGQLVNNASISEQSESAMDQNRKLSFSETAEAPGKCISWEPSPAGELQNGPMVEEGLSEEEERKRSNKAEVKSWLLERMQAPIQNTLLSTEEKSKTPPMFLCLKVGKPMRKSFVISRSSSPAHTRGKQSEYWFAVPQERVDHLYAFFVQWSPDVYGKVAREQGFVVVEKDELNMIDNFFSDPGTPHSWEIITINEATRRQTSDSYEGEEPSGDLLPMLSDPSTLLQDTHIEKLVCRLPARVQGYPWRLAYSTAEHGTSLKTLYRSLLDVDSPVLLVIKDMDNQLFGGYSTHPFRVSEHCYGTGETFLFSFCPEIKMYRWTGENSYFVKGNIDSLQMGGGGGQIGLWVDADLYHGTTSSCATFHNQPLSPQKDFIIHSVEVWAFE; via the exons atggagaagagggagaggaagcctGGCTACTTTGCCAG GCTGAAGAGACGGAGACAGCTCAAGCAGAGCCAATCAGGGAAGTCAGTGGCTGAGCAGAACCGGTTGGATTCGTCCGCAAAGATGCCCGTCATCTCCTGCCCAGACCCTGCTTTTTCTGAACCCCTGGAGAGGATAAAACCTAACCTGCCTGGAGGCTCAG ATGGCAGCAGCAACAGGAGCAGCCAGGCCAAGCGACAGAAGAGGCCCCCCGGGACAGTGGAGTATACT GTGGGACTCCAGGAATCTCTAAGCAGCATTGCTCTGAAGTTTAACATCACCCCGAATAAACTGGTGCAGCTCAACCGTCTCTTCTGTCGCAGTATCTATCCTGGACAG AAGCTGTTTGTTCCTGACGTGGGCCAATCGGGTGCTGACTCTCAGTCTGTGGGTTCTTCTGACCCCGCCTTCCCCAGTGGCCTATCAGAGAAGGTGTTACAG GATGGAGAATCCAGCGGCGGGTCAGTAAGACCATTACGACGGGTGCTGTCACCCCTGTCCGAGGACGAGAGCCCCGCCACGGCTAAGTTCATTAAGATGAGCTGCAAGTACTTCACTGATGGAATG GGTGTGGTGGGAGGGGTGATGATCGTGACGCCCAACAACATCATGTTTGACCCTCACAAGTCGGACCCCCTGGTGATCGAGCACGGCTGTGAGGAGTACGGCCTGCTCTGCcccatggaggaggtggtgtctgTGGCCCTCTACAACGACATCTCCCGCATGAAGCTCAAGGACGTGTTGCCGTT GCCCGGGGAGTGGGAGGAGCTGCCCTCGGAGCGCGACCTCAACCCCTTTAGCCGTTACGAGGCGCTGGACCCCAAACGACCCATCGTCCTGGACGACATCAACTCTGCCCTGTCAGAGACTG TCATAGCGAGAGCCGAGTGTGATCCAGCAGACAAGTCTCCATCAGACGAGGGTTTCACAGAGCTGGAGCTTCCCTTGAACGGGAATGCTGAGGAACCGAAGAGCGAATCCAGACCACCTGCCACTGCTACAAGCCCAGACCAGCAAGGAGAGCCTCCAGGTTCTAATACCCCTAAACGGGCAAAGTCCCAGGACCAGTCCCCTTCTGACTCAGTCCCACTGACCTCGCAGAGAGGGGAGGTTTTGGGACTGGTACAGAACAGATCCATTGAGGACATGACAGAATCACTGCCCGTCTCATCAAAGACTGAGAAAGACGGTGAACTCTTGAAGGAGACGCCTGCTAGCCTAGCCACAGGCCAAGGCCAAGACGACAACTCTACAGGGCAACTAGTGAACAATGCTAGCATTAGCGAACAATCAGAATCAGCAATGGACCAAAACAGGAAGCTGAGCTTCAGTGAGACCGCTGAGGCTCCGGGAAAATGTATTTCTTGGGAACCCAGCCCTGCAGGCGAGCTGCAGAACGGACCAATGGTAGAGGAGGGgctgagtgaggaagaggagcGGAAGAGGAGCAACAAAGCGGAGGTGAAGTCATGGCTGCTGGAGCGGATGCAGGCGCCCATCCAAA ACACGCTTCTGTCAACGGAGGAGAAGAGTAAGACCCCTCCCATGTTCCTTTGTCTCAAGGTGGGCAAGCCTATGAGGAAGTCCTTTGTCATTAGCCGGTCATCCAGCCCCGCTCACACGAGAGGAAAGCAGTCGGAGTACTGGTTTGCTGTACCccaggagag GGTGGACCACCTATATGCGTTTTTTGTCCAATGGTCTCCTGACGTGTACGGGAAGGTGGCCAGGGAGCAGGGCTTCGTGGTCGTGGAGAAGGATGAGCTCAACATGATCGATAACTTCTTCAGTGACCCCGGGACCCCTCACAGCTGGGAG ATCATCACCATCAACGAGGCGACGCGCAGGCAGACTTCTGACAGTTACGAAGGGGAGGAGCCTTCGGGGGATCTACTGCCCATGCTCAGTGACCCTAGCACTCTGCTACAGGACACACACATAGAGAAG CTTGTGTGTCGGCTGCCGGCGCGGGTGCAGGGGTATCCATGGAGACTGGCTTACAGCACGGCAGAACACGGGACCAGCCTAAAGACCCTGTACAGGAGCCTATTGGATGTGGACAGCCCTGTGCTACTGGTTATCAAAGACATggacaaccag ttGTTTGGGGGATACTCTACCCATCCCTTCAGAGTAAGTGAGCACTGCTATGGCACGGGAGAGACCTTCCTCTTCAGCTTCTGCCCTGAGATCAAG ATGTATCGCTGGACTGGGGAGAACTCCTACTTTGTTAAAGGCAACATAGATTCTCTTcagatgggaggaggagg agGTCAGATAGGGCTGTGGGTGGACGCTGACCTGTACCACGGCACCACCTCCAGCTGTGCCACCTTCCACAACCAGCCCCTCTCCCCCCAGAAGGACTTCATCATCCACAGTGTGGAGGTCTGGGCCTTCGAGtag
- the ncoa7b gene encoding nuclear receptor coactivator 7 isoform X1 produces the protein MEKRERKPGYFARLKRRRQLKQSQSGKSVAEQNRLDSSAKMPVISCPDPAFSEPLERIKPNLPGGSDGSSNRSSQAKRQKRPPGTVEYTVGLQESLSSIALKFNITPNKLVQLNRLFCRSIYPGQKLFVPDVGQSGADSQSVGSSDPAFPSGLSEKVLQDGESSGGSVRPLRRVLSPLSEDESPATAKFIKMSCKYFTDGMGVVGGVMIVTPNNIMFDPHKSDPLVIEHGCEEYGLLCPMEEVVSVALYNDISRMKLKDVLPLDPPQDLCPLYRPGEWEELPSERDLNPFSRYEALDPKRPIVLDDINSALSETVIARAECDPADKSPSDEGFTELELPLNGNAEEPKSESRPPATATSPDQQGEPPGSNTPKRAKSQDQSPSDSVPLTSQRGEVLGLVQNRSIEDMTESLPVSSKTEKDGELLKETPASLATGQGQDDNSTGQLVNNASISEQSESAMDQNRKLSFSETAEAPGKCISWEPSPAGELQNGPMVEEGLSEEEERKRSNKAEVKSWLLERMQAPIQNTLLSTEEKSKTPPMFLCLKVGKPMRKSFVISRSSSPAHTRGKQSEYWFAVPQERVDHLYAFFVQWSPDVYGKVAREQGFVVVEKDELNMIDNFFSDPGTPHSWEIITINEATRRQTSDSYEGEEPSGDLLPMLSDPSTLLQDTHIEKLVCRLPARVQGYPWRLAYSTAEHGTSLKTLYRSLLDVDSPVLLVIKDMDNQLFGGYSTHPFRVSEHCYGTGETFLFSFCPEIKMYRWTGENSYFVKGNIDSLQMGGGGGQIGLWVDADLYHGTTSSCATFHNQPLSPQKDFIIHSVEVWAFE, from the exons atggagaagagggagaggaagcctGGCTACTTTGCCAG GCTGAAGAGACGGAGACAGCTCAAGCAGAGCCAATCAGGGAAGTCAGTGGCTGAGCAGAACCGGTTGGATTCGTCCGCAAAGATGCCCGTCATCTCCTGCCCAGACCCTGCTTTTTCTGAACCCCTGGAGAGGATAAAACCTAACCTGCCTGGAGGCTCAG ATGGCAGCAGCAACAGGAGCAGCCAGGCCAAGCGACAGAAGAGGCCCCCCGGGACAGTGGAGTATACT GTGGGACTCCAGGAATCTCTAAGCAGCATTGCTCTGAAGTTTAACATCACCCCGAATAAACTGGTGCAGCTCAACCGTCTCTTCTGTCGCAGTATCTATCCTGGACAG AAGCTGTTTGTTCCTGACGTGGGCCAATCGGGTGCTGACTCTCAGTCTGTGGGTTCTTCTGACCCCGCCTTCCCCAGTGGCCTATCAGAGAAGGTGTTACAG GATGGAGAATCCAGCGGCGGGTCAGTAAGACCATTACGACGGGTGCTGTCACCCCTGTCCGAGGACGAGAGCCCCGCCACGGCTAAGTTCATTAAGATGAGCTGCAAGTACTTCACTGATGGAATG GGTGTGGTGGGAGGGGTGATGATCGTGACGCCCAACAACATCATGTTTGACCCTCACAAGTCGGACCCCCTGGTGATCGAGCACGGCTGTGAGGAGTACGGCCTGCTCTGCcccatggaggaggtggtgtctgTGGCCCTCTACAACGACATCTCCCGCATGAAGCTCAAGGACGTGTTGCCGTT AGACCCACCCCAGGATCTGTGTCCTCTGTACAGGCCCGGGGAGTGGGAGGAGCTGCCCTCGGAGCGCGACCTCAACCCCTTTAGCCGTTACGAGGCGCTGGACCCCAAACGACCCATCGTCCTGGACGACATCAACTCTGCCCTGTCAGAGACTG TCATAGCGAGAGCCGAGTGTGATCCAGCAGACAAGTCTCCATCAGACGAGGGTTTCACAGAGCTGGAGCTTCCCTTGAACGGGAATGCTGAGGAACCGAAGAGCGAATCCAGACCACCTGCCACTGCTACAAGCCCAGACCAGCAAGGAGAGCCTCCAGGTTCTAATACCCCTAAACGGGCAAAGTCCCAGGACCAGTCCCCTTCTGACTCAGTCCCACTGACCTCGCAGAGAGGGGAGGTTTTGGGACTGGTACAGAACAGATCCATTGAGGACATGACAGAATCACTGCCCGTCTCATCAAAGACTGAGAAAGACGGTGAACTCTTGAAGGAGACGCCTGCTAGCCTAGCCACAGGCCAAGGCCAAGACGACAACTCTACAGGGCAACTAGTGAACAATGCTAGCATTAGCGAACAATCAGAATCAGCAATGGACCAAAACAGGAAGCTGAGCTTCAGTGAGACCGCTGAGGCTCCGGGAAAATGTATTTCTTGGGAACCCAGCCCTGCAGGCGAGCTGCAGAACGGACCAATGGTAGAGGAGGGgctgagtgaggaagaggagcGGAAGAGGAGCAACAAAGCGGAGGTGAAGTCATGGCTGCTGGAGCGGATGCAGGCGCCCATCCAAA ACACGCTTCTGTCAACGGAGGAGAAGAGTAAGACCCCTCCCATGTTCCTTTGTCTCAAGGTGGGCAAGCCTATGAGGAAGTCCTTTGTCATTAGCCGGTCATCCAGCCCCGCTCACACGAGAGGAAAGCAGTCGGAGTACTGGTTTGCTGTACCccaggagag GGTGGACCACCTATATGCGTTTTTTGTCCAATGGTCTCCTGACGTGTACGGGAAGGTGGCCAGGGAGCAGGGCTTCGTGGTCGTGGAGAAGGATGAGCTCAACATGATCGATAACTTCTTCAGTGACCCCGGGACCCCTCACAGCTGGGAG ATCATCACCATCAACGAGGCGACGCGCAGGCAGACTTCTGACAGTTACGAAGGGGAGGAGCCTTCGGGGGATCTACTGCCCATGCTCAGTGACCCTAGCACTCTGCTACAGGACACACACATAGAGAAG CTTGTGTGTCGGCTGCCGGCGCGGGTGCAGGGGTATCCATGGAGACTGGCTTACAGCACGGCAGAACACGGGACCAGCCTAAAGACCCTGTACAGGAGCCTATTGGATGTGGACAGCCCTGTGCTACTGGTTATCAAAGACATggacaaccag ttGTTTGGGGGATACTCTACCCATCCCTTCAGAGTAAGTGAGCACTGCTATGGCACGGGAGAGACCTTCCTCTTCAGCTTCTGCCCTGAGATCAAG ATGTATCGCTGGACTGGGGAGAACTCCTACTTTGTTAAAGGCAACATAGATTCTCTTcagatgggaggaggagg agGTCAGATAGGGCTGTGGGTGGACGCTGACCTGTACCACGGCACCACCTCCAGCTGTGCCACCTTCCACAACCAGCCCCTCTCCCCCCAGAAGGACTTCATCATCCACAGTGTGGAGGTCTGGGCCTTCGAGtag